A window of Clupea harengus chromosome 24, Ch_v2.0.2, whole genome shotgun sequence genomic DNA:
cacacacacacacacacacacacagatatatgtaTAATGCACTTCCCTGTTGAGAGGTGTTGCAATGACTTCTGGCTCACTCTATATCAGATAGGTGTGTGTCAGAATACCACACTGTGgggaacacacgcacaccgttacctgtagacacacacctctatgaatgcacttacacacacgcacaaacacatgcatactctctctctctctctctctctctctctctctctctctcacacacacacacagacatacacacacaggcatacacacacacacacacacacagacatacacacacacagacatacacacacacaggcatacacacacacacacacacacacacacacacacacacacacacacacacacacacacacacacacatacatacatacatacacgaacacacacaaaatagaggAAACAACAGTACACGGAAAAACAACCCACAGGTATCTGATGTAGGCCAAACAAATCTATgtagactcacaaacacatgcacacacacacgcccacaaacacacacacacacacacacacacacacacacacacacacacacacacacacaaacacacacaccacacagaaacCAGCTTAGATAAGCAAAAACATCAGGCATCCTCCTATGACCTGCAACCAAGCTTACATGTTTAAAAAGTCGTAGGACCCTCTGCATACTaaaatgcatgcatgtttaTGAAGTCGTAGTCTGCATACTaaaatgcatgcatgtttaTGAAGTCGTAGTCTGCATACTaaaatgcatgcatgtttaTGAAGTCGTAGGGCCCTCTGCATACTAAGGTCTACAACTTTCCAGTCTtcttcacatgtgcacacatgcattcaaacagaacacacacacattcacatatgcacacacacacagtgtcctcacacacatacacacacacatgcacacacacatttaaacacacacacacacacacacacacagtgtccacacacacacattcatctgaaCACACAAGTGAAAAAGTCCTGGCAGCTGCTTCACAGAGATAAATGGAGACAGGAAAAGACAACTTTGCAGAGGTCTGCAGActagctctctgtctttctctctctttctctctcttactctgtctctctctctctcgctctctgtctctctcacacgcacgcacacatacacacacacgtgtgcgcacacacagactctcatcctctttctttctctttctatttatgtcagtctatctctctcactatctgCCTGTGGTGTGGCAATTTGGCCCTTCAGGCCTTCAGAAGAGGGTGCCTACAAACTAGGAGGTGGAAAACGTTGACACATTCTCGCTTTTcgcacttttctctctctctctctctctctctctctctctcacacacacacacacacacacactccctcaatccctacctctctctctctctcttactcagtcaatttctctgtctctctgttttctgaGGGTGCATTGAGAGCATGCagatacagatgtgtgtgtgtgtggggggggggggtatgtgtgtgtgagagagagagagagagagagagagagagagagagagagagagagagatcataccGAACTTTGGTGGCagacaaatatatatactgtaacagtTTGCTCCCTCAACCAAAACATCCAACACTATATACTGCCTCAcacagtaggagagagagagagagagagagagtgtgtgtgtcagagagaggaagggatacagagagataaagcgagagagtgtgtgtgtgtgtgtgagagagagtgtgtgagagagagaggaagggatgaagagagatagagtgagagagagagagtgtgtgagggagagaaagagagaacaagtgtgtgtgtgtgtgtgtgtgtgtgtgtgtgtgtttgtgtgagagagagagagagagagagacatggagagaaagagaagaagtgtctgtttgtgtgtgtgtgtgtgtgtgtgtgtgtgtacgtgtatgtgtgttaatgtgtgtgtgtgtgtgtgagcgagagaggggggggtgctgAAACTGAGACCAAAAGTGGGGGAGGTGTggttttggggtggggggttgtgacAGCCTTACTGAAGGTTGTGACAGTCTGTTCAAGGAAAGACAACACCATGAGACGTGACAAATGGGAACAGAAATTGGGTAATACTTTAACCACAGAGGACAGCCGAgattcagaatgtgtgtgtgtgtgtgtgtgtgtgtgtgtgtgtgtgtgtgtgtgtgtgtgtgtgtgtgttttgactctctctctctctctctctcacacacacaatgacacttaAAGGCCTGTATATAAcaagttttatttatttcctgaGTAATGTTGGTTATCATGTGAGAAAAATTTAAATTTAGCAACACACAAATAATGGACACAGAGAACATTAGAGTATACCAGAATACATGAGCCCCACTCTCCACTTTTTTAAACCTGGTTCCCTTCATAATAATATAATTCCTTGGTTTGTGAACTGAACAAAGACCTCACTTCCTGCAACCACCCTAAACAGTGATTTAGCAAGTGGTAAGGTGCACAATGTCTCAAGAAGACTAATCTAGTTCTATATGACTAGTGACCTCAAACTCAAAACGAAGACATCAAAAGATTTAAAGACATCATGAAGAACTGTAGGCAAACAAAAAGCAAACATTAAATAAGCCTGGTCTGATACGAAGCTGTCAGTCGTTAAAACGACTTCCCACTTGAATAACAAACGACAAATGAATATGTCAGAATTCCTGATTACTGATCTACTTGATGCCTACACTAGAATTTTGTTGTGTGACTGTAAATGAGCTTGAGAATCATTGTCATTCCTACAGGTATGCGGTTTTTAATCTggttaaacttttttttttacatttgaagcTGCTCACCATAAACGTGGCCAGTAGGCGGCAGTAGGTCCCCATCTGAAGACTCAATTTGAATGAGATTTGTCAAAACGCATCATCATTTAGTAGCGGATTCCAGCTGTTTGAAGGGcagaggcaaaaaaaataataagaagaagaaaaaagggctACTGCACAACATGGCGTCACACCAGTGGGCAAAAAATATGATGTAGGCCTATCGTGTATGATGAAATAATCTTCATCCTCGATTAAGATTAACATTATTTTACGGGGCGATCCAGATTAAAAGTACAACCACACGTctatgatgaacacacacactataaaactTTAAAACGTTTATTTCACAAACAAATACTGTTCACCTAACATAATCAATTATAAGGCAGGAGCCTTGCTAGAAGTTGAAAACATTCAGGCCAGGCTtgtggggggctgggggcgTCCTCACCCTGGATGTCAATTTTGTTTACTATCTGGGATCTAAATGCTCCATTTCCACGCAGTTTGAGACAGAAGCAGTAAgcctacagacagcacatgcacGAAGGACCTGTCTTCGGTCTGACTCTCATGAACATTACCGCAGTTATTAAGCCTACACAACACTGCTTGTCTCCGTGAGAAAACGTTTACTCTTTAACAACTTTAACAACGCCTTTTCAAACATCAACTATCTCAACCCGAGTccgcccatagacatatatacatagacgccccgTTGGCCCTTGGCTCGCGTgtcaactcgccgccatcttggggaggtaatgactggccagtaaacacatgcaagtgaatgggggagctcctgcttttctggataaaaagcactatagcgtttacatttctcaaccgatttcattgattcgtttatatattgaatggtttatgatctacgaggaataaaaaaaaaagttttgtctccatgttacttagaatcttgatagtaaggctataaatcgccacaggcatatgtacatacatcatatatgtctatgataatcgctgctggACGcgcactgttcttgtgctcccacagctcattcactttgaaatacggaaacgaaatctaaatgatcgaaatagtgcttctttagctactaatattgaatttgaccatcattgagaaaaacggaacagaatctgcaaatagcctagcatagcatactcaaactactgacagaggaggcaaatgtaaacaaccatcaaacacctgctttctatatttttatagcagtgaaatacacacattcaaatatacacatttttgtacatatacacaatttgatataagcatgaccaagaccatgcatagttttctttgccctccgttatcgtaccttttcaaaacttttctgttagccatttctgatatgcagtagCTATGTAGATACTAAAGCTAGGttcgtttattgtttccatggtaacaggagcCGTCTCCGTCTTCGCTTTTCtgttggccatttctgatatgcagcacacgaAGGTACGGATAAGGAGgataacggagggcaaagaaaactatgcatggtcttggtcatgcttatatcaaattgtgtatatgtacaaaaatgtgtatatttgaatgtgtgtatttcactgctataaaaatatagaaagcaggtgtttgatggttgtttacatttgcctcctctgtcagtagtttgagtatgctatgctaggctatttgcagattctgttccgtttttctcaatgatggtcaaattcaatattagtagctaaagaagcactatttcgatcatttagatttcgtttccgtatttcaaagtgaatgagctgtgggagcacaagaacagtgcgCGTccagcagcgattatcatagacatatatgatgtatgtacatatgcctgtggcgatttatagccttactatcaagattctaagtaacatggagacaaaacttttttttttattcctcgtagatcataaaccattcaatatataaacgaatcaatgaaatcggttgagaaatgtaaacgctatagtgctttttatccagaaaagcaggagctcccccattcacttgcatgtgtttactggccagtcattacctccccaagatggcggcgagttggcacgtcgcagcaacgttctgaagcagacaatggggcgtctatgtatatatgtctatgagtcCGCCAGTGTCACTCACTCCCGTTTCAAATATttgaatgcctttttttttcatcatgcACGTCTGACTTTTGGAATGCGCTGAATGTTATTATGGTTTGAAACTGACAGTGACTTTGTTATTGTTGGTGGCAAAAGGAACACCCCTTCATCCCATGATCACCCCTGTctgcatctgattggctggtttgaGCATCGGGCGGAACTGATGCTTCAGCGCCAATTCAAATATCCATTTGAAAGCGTTTGAAACGGGATTTGCAGTTACTTGTCTGCCGCTTTGAACAAGTTGTTGTTTGTTGAGCCACTCGCTGCTGAACAAGTAAGTATTATTTTCATACTCAGAATAATACAACTGCACGTCTTAACACgagctaatgaaaacataactcACTTTGGCATGTTGTTCTATCTACCGTTAAATCATTTGATATCTATAGATACCGTAACAGTTGTAAAGCTAAAGTTAAGTTTGGTATTCTTCGTGGAAGAACCAAGACTAAAGAGTTAACATAAGCTAACGGCTAATCAGTGATTCATCGAAAATATTTCTTAAAGTGTGATGCTGACAAATGTGAGTAAGCAAGGTTTCAGCGATTAATCAAAGTTATTGGCTTTCTAGGTATCGCTAATAAGATAGTAAGCCAATGTTCTGAGTTGGTGCTAACTAGCTAGGTGGAGTTTTAGCACGTAGTCTGTGCTGACATCTGTATTATAACTAACGTTGTCTTATACTGAAGGCATGGGTTATTGTAACGTAAACCATGCAACCAAGAACAATGTTTCTCACCAAACTAAACGTATCATGTCACTTTCGTTAgcttattttgttttaattaccgactacttttatgtttgaagtaTCATACTGCTTATCTTGCACGTTAACttagctatctagctagctatatGGCGATAGTCCGTAACGTTGACTGTTTTGCATTTGTCTTTTCTTGTTTCTACAACAAGCTAACTTAACTACAAAGTTTACACCGTTGGATTTGGACACTACCATCATGGAGATTCACAAAAAGGTAAATGATCGTCCAAGAAGTATAATTTCAAATTTTAGCCGGAGGCTAATTGTCCTGTTCTAACCCTTAAACGTGTCTGTCTGAACAGAGCAACAAGGAGAACGCCCTTCCCAAACTTGGACAACAGAAGGTCGTCACGTCGTTTATCAAAAAAGCAGTTCCCGGGCAAACTGCCCCTTTGCAGTCCAAGAACGACCAGAAAGATGGGACAACTGATAAGAGGGCGGAACCTACAATGAAAGCCCAACAGAGAGCCACGAAGCCAGCTGTTGCCAAACCCGATACCGCGGTCAAAAAGGTTCCAACGTTGACCCGGACCTTCCACTCCCAACAGTCCGCCGATTATAAAAAGCTGCTAACACAAGGTCCAAAGCCCGCATCCTCAGCACCCCCAAAGTGTCTCCCAGGCAGCTACAAGGGCAAGGTTGTCCAATCCAAGGTGGACTGTTTTAGAAAACCTGGCGACGCCACAGCTTCAACGACAGAAAAAAGGGTGTTCGCAAAGCCAGCTTTACCCAAAACAGTTGGCTCAATACCAGCGACGTTATCAAGATTCAAGTCGAAGTCTGTCACAGCCTTAGCCGGTAAAACAGCACCTTCCAGCTTCCAAACACAACCGCGCAGACCCAAGTCAGTTACCGACGTTCCGTTGAGTCGCCCCGCGAATAAAACTACCCGTGGCCAGACACAAACCGTATCCACAGTGCGACAATTCCAGGCTACGAGGAGGCCACCCACCACTCGTTCGGTCCCACCGATTTCCAGGACCGTGGCTGGACCGAAAGCTCCCGCCAGCTCGGCGAGACCTGCCCCAGGTGCTGTCAAGCAAAGTCAGAACACCACCAAGCCACCTGTCGCCACGAGCCAGCGTCCCACCCGTAAACCTCCTACAAGCACACTCAGTCACACGAGGGTTGGCATGGAAacggcagaggagagaaggtgaGCTTAACAACTAGTGTACAGacaacaaatgtgtttgttttttatttagttgGTAAAATTATCTAGTTGCATTTAATGCAAAGTTGGGTTATTTAAATTATAACCATCATGAAACACAACACCCAAGACAGCAGGTCTCTACTGTCACTGTGTACAGTGTCTTGGTAGTACCAGTATAATGACAGAAACAGTGTCTTTGTAAGTTTAGAGATTGTAGTGGAAATTTCTTTTGTGAAACTGTGCTCTTACATATACTGCATGTATTCACTTCACAAACACTTTAATCCAAAGGGACTGACCGTACAGTCATGCATGTTCATCAGTAATTCAataatttcattttcttttgcaaCGATTATGTCTCCCCAGAGCAAAGTTGGCCGAGTGGCTAGCGTTAAAGGGCAAGACCTTGAAGAGGCCCGCCACCCACAGCACCCTTCCGACCCAAAGAACCAGACCCTTCATCAAGCCCAAAGCGGATCCACAGCAGAACCATGAGCCTGAGTCCCGACCCACTGCAGAGCCCAGTCTGGTTCCGGAACCTGCTGCTGAACCCAGCCTGGTCGCTGAAACCAAACCCGTCGCTAAGCTCGACAccccggaggaggaggaggaggtggaggagccgGTCACCTCCAGCCCAGCTACGGTCATGAACACCACACTAGACATGGTGGACAACTGCGACCTGGATCTGCCCGAAGTAGACCTGGACGTGTGCATGGAGAACGTGAGTTGAGAGAGATGTCGTGTCGTGTGAGGTGCATGTATTCATGAAGTCATATTTGGTTCAAGTGATGTAGAGGGTGTCCAGTCTGAGGTGCATAGAGACGTCATGTCATGTGATGAATTGCAGTTGTTCCTGAATGAAGTGCTGGTGGTGATCATGTGTCACGTGAtgaattaattgcatttgctcCTGAATGAATTGCATTTGTTGTAATGCCATAATGAAGCAAAATTTGGTTCAAGTTTAGTATTTCAAATTTTTTGAAGTGTACAGTCTGATGTCACTACATGAACATGAGGTGTAACGGGGGAACATTCTTGAGATGGTGATTCCCAGCCCTAGTGGTGACATGAGGTataacaggtgtgtgtcttaAGATGGAGATTCCCAGCCCTAGTGGTGACTATGAGGTATAACAGGTGCGAGTCTTAAGATGGTGATTCCCAGCCCTAGTGGTGACTATGAGGTataacaggtgtgtgtcttaAGATGGAGATTCTCAGCCGTAGTGGTGACTgtttgtcctcttctctctgctgctgcagctggtggtgaaTCTGTGTGGGGCTCTGGAGGCCCTGGAGCCGCCCT
This region includes:
- the si:ch211-266i6.3 gene encoding cytoskeleton-associated protein 2; amino-acid sequence: MEIHKKSNKENALPKLGQQKVVTSFIKKAVPGQTAPLQSKNDQKDGTTDKRAEPTMKAQQRATKPAVAKPDTAVKKVPTLTRTFHSQQSADYKKLLTQGPKPASSAPPKCLPGSYKGKVVQSKVDCFRKPGDATASTTEKRVFAKPALPKTVGSIPATLSRFKSKSVTALAGKTAPSSFQTQPRRPKSVTDVPLSRPANKTTRGQTQTVSTVRQFQATRRPPTTRSVPPISRTVAGPKAPASSARPAPGAVKQSQNTTKPPVATSQRPTRKPPTSTLSHTRVGMETAEERRAKLAEWLALKGKTLKRPATHSTLPTQRTRPFIKPKADPQQNHEPESRPTAEPSLVPEPAAEPSLVAETKPVAKLDTPEEEEEVEEPVTSSPATVMNTTLDMVDNCDLDLPEVDLDVCMENLVVNLCGALEALEPPSACQSEEQHADEKDSKAELEGMVVEVQVSEEEEEDDDDEIKEEFADNKRDSEKSTKECSAEDSDSEMEADSIEGSESDSDSDTDDENQAEAADVDERKVKTEVKAEDDDDDEEEDNCGTTTPECKGASVVKYSVRTTPFLQSVKKRIDVSESATKAAPSSCGSSRRPRQRQSSSIGDLKFLTPVRRSRRIEGHSSRLPAAVSEHDPCVTSLAELARLEGGDHEANAYIYRRNPALLDEHGDLNRL